One window from the genome of Nicotiana sylvestris chromosome 9, ASM39365v2, whole genome shotgun sequence encodes:
- the LOC104215346 gene encoding potassium transporter 5-like encodes MSGDEQNQDVLQQQLKGKKLSGEKLKRYDSLDLESSRVPDAKKALEWSVILKLAFQSIGVVYGDIGTSPLYVFSTIFPNGVKYEEDILGALSLIFYTITLIPVVKYVFIVLQANDNGDGGTFALYSLICRYSKVGLIPSTQAEDKDVSTFKLDIPDRRTRRASKLKSILESSNFAKFFLLFATMLGTSMVIGDGVLTPCVSVLSAIGGVKAAAPSVMTEGRIVWLAVAILILLFFLQRFGTEKVGYTFAPILCLWFFSIAGIGIYNFVRYDPTVIRALNPKYIIDYFKRNKKDAWISLGGVVMCITGGEALFADVGHFSVRSVQISMCCVTYPALILAYLGQTAYLRKHSDDVTDTFYKNLPHILYWPVFGVAVLAAIIASQALISGTFAIIQQSLALGCFPRVKIVHTSIKYHGQIYIPEINTLLMLACVVVTLAFRTTEKLSNAYGIAVVFVMLLTSCFLVLVMIMIWKTHIIFVIAYILVFGTIELVYLSSVLYKFDQGGYLPLAFAIVLMFIMYVWNYVYRKKYHFELEHKISPEKVKETVDETNYHRLPGLAIFYSELVHGIPPIFKHYVENVPALHSVLVFASVKSLPISKVPVEERFLFRRVKPYDLYVFRCVVRYGYNDVRNEAEPFERLLVERLKQFIRDDCKILIAANANRVSTDESTELENDGSNIDCDKQAENATLLMERDIEVLERAYSVGVVHLVGEQDVIAGKGSNIAKRVVIDYAFNFLKRNLRQSNKVLDIPHKSMLKVGMIYEI; translated from the exons ATGTCAGGCGATGAGCAAAACCAAGATGTTCTTCAGCAACAGCTCAAAGGAAAGAAACTTTCTGGCGAAAAGTTGAAACGATATGACTCCTTAGACTTGGAATCTAGCAGGGTGCCCGACGCCAAAAAG GCATTGGAATGGTCAGTGATACTGAAACTGGCATTTCAGAGTATAGGGGTGGTATATGGTGATATTGGAACGTCACCATTATACGTGTTTTCGACCATATTTCCTAATGGTGTAAAATACGAAGAAGATATACTTGGTGCTTTGTCTCTCATTTTTTATACAATCACCTTGATTCCTGTCGTCAAATATGTCTTCATTGTTCTCCAAGCGAATGATAACGGAGATG GAGGTACATTTGCGTTATATTCATTGATATGTCGATATTCTAAGGTGGGATTAATTCCAAGTACACAGGCAGAAGACAAAGATGTGTCGACCTTTAAACTCGATATACCAGATAGACGCACTCGTCGAGCTTCAAAGCTTAAGTCGATATTAGAAAGCAGCAATTTTGCAAAGTTCTTTCTATTATTTGCCACAATGCTTGGTACGTCCATGGTTATTGGGGATGGCGTCCTCACTCCCTGCGTTTCAG TTTTGTCTGCTATTGGAGGCGTCAAAGCAGCTGCTCCCTCAGTCATGACTGAAG GAAGGATTGTTTGGCTTGCAGTAGCCATCTTGATACTGTTGTTCTTTCTTCAGAGATTTGGAACTGAAAAAGTTGGCTACACTTTTGCACCTATACTTTGTCTATGGTTCTTTTCCATTGCTGGTATCGGCATTTACAACTTCGTGAGGTACGATCCAACTGTTATCAGAGCTCTTAATCCTAAATACATCATAGATTACTTCAAGAGAAACAAAAAGGATGCTTGGATTTCTCTTGGTGGTGTAGTTATGTGCATAACAG GAGGTGAAGCACTATTTGCAGATGTTGGTCATTTTAGTGTTCGATCTGTACAGATAAGTATGTGCTGCGTCACATACCCGGCGCTCATATTAGCATATCTCGGTCAGACTGCCTATTTAAGGAAGCACAGTGATGATGTAACTGATACATTCTACAAGAACTTACCTC ATATTTTATATTGGCCAGTATTTGGGGTGGCAGTATTAGCGGCCATCATTGCAAGTCAAGCCTTGATTTCTGGGACTTTCGCTATAATCCAGCAATCCCTGGCATTAGGATGCTTTCCTCGTGTTAAAATTGTGCATACATCAATAAAGTATCATGGACAAATCTACATTCCTGAAATCAATACCCTTCTCATGTTGGCTTGTGTTGTTGTTACTCTGGCATTCAGAACTACTGAAAAGCTAAGCAACGCTTATG GAATAGCGGTGGTGTTTGTGATGTTACTAACATCATGTTTCCTCGTACTAGTTATGATCATGATTTGGAAAACTCACATTATTTTTGTAATCGCCTACATTCTGGTATTTGGCACGATTGAGCTCGTCTATCTAAGCTCGGTCCTTTACAAGTTTGATCAGGGAGGTTACCTTCCCCTGGCTTTTGCTATTGTCCTAATGTTTATCATGTACGTATGGAATTATGTATACCGAAAGAAATACCACTTCGAGCTAGAACACAAGATCTCTCCTGAAAAAGTTAAAGAAACAGTGGATGAAACAAATTACCACCGGCTACCAGGACTTGCAATTTTCTACTCTGAGCTTGTTCATGGAATCCCACCAATCTTCAAACATTATGTGGAGAACGTGCCCGCGTTACATTCTGTCCTTGTTTTTGCTTCTGTTAAATCACTTCCCATAAGCAAAGTGCCAGTAGAAGAAAGGTTCCTCTTCCGTAGAGTAAAGCCATATGATCTCTATGTTTTTCGCTGTGTGGTACGTTATGGATACAATGATGTACGCAACGAGGCAGAGCCTTTCGAAAGATTATTAGTAGAGAGGCTGAAGCAATTTATACGAGACGATTGCAAAATTTTGATTGCAGCAAATGCTAACAGAGTATCAACAGATGAGAGCACAGAATTGGAGAATGATGGTTCCAACATTGATTGTGACAAACAAGCTGAAAATGCTACGTTATTAATGGAGAGAGATATAGAAGTGCTGGAGAGAGCATATAGTGTTGGGGTGGTACATTTGGTAGGGGAACAAGATGTGATTGCAGGCAAAGGGTCTAATATAGCAAAGAGAGTGGTGATTGATTATGCTTTCAATTTTCTCAAGAGGAACTTGAGGCAAAGTAACAAAGTTCTTGACATACCTCATAAAAGCATGTTAAAAGTCGGAATGATATATGAGATATAG
- the LOC138877741 gene encoding uncharacterized protein — MGPFASFYGNKYIIVAVYYVSKWVEVAALPTNDAKVVVGFLKKNIFTRFGTPRAIISDGGTHFCNRIFEKLLAKYDVCHKVATPYHPQTSGQVEVSNREIKSVLTKTVNATRTDWARKLDDALWAYRTAFKTPIGKLKSRWSGPFRVVEVFPLGAVEIATENDSRTFRVNGQRLKPYVGMSEKKEVSELHLTEP, encoded by the exons atgggtcccttcgcCAGCTtctatggcaataagtacattaTTGTTGCGGTAtactatgtgtccaaatgggtggaagttgCGGCGTTACCCACCAATGATGCAAAAGTGGTGGTGggatttctaaagaagaacatattcacccgcttTGGGACACCACGAGCAATTATCAGTGATGGAGGCACTCATTTCTGCAACAGGATCTTTGAAAAGTTGCTTGCTAAGTACGATGtgtgccacaaggtggctactccttaccacccgcaaactagtggacaggttgaagtgtccaacagagaaatcaagagtgtgttaaccaaaactgtgaacgccacaagaactgattgggcaaggaagctagatgatgcactctgggcttaCAGAACAgccttcaaaactccaattg GTAAActtaagtcacgatggtctggaccatttcgagtaGTTGAAGTTTTCCCTTTAGGAGCTGTTGAGATTGCCACAGAGAATGACTCTCGTACATTCAGAGTCAATGGTCAAAGATTGAAGCCATATGTGGGCATGAGCGAGAAAAAGGAAGTGTCTGAGCTGCACCTGACTGAACCatag